The Aurantiacibacter gangjinensis genome includes a region encoding these proteins:
- a CDS encoding OmpA family protein, with translation MKKFTVGLMTATAFVATPAMAGDGEFYIGLGGGVSSAEDIEFDLVDDIPSNNDEILVFEMDYGWEGEAVIGYDAGPLRFEIEGAYREFDIDRVLDENLVGLPFIFDAPVGFDQEVFEPIAGDFNTWSGMFNVLLDFGDDDGISVSAGGGIGISNTSFNEVTAFTRSDGIVDDSDTRFAWQAIAQVRAPLTRNIDASIKYKYHNVTDPTFVDQAGRPFGANVNSHSLLGTFIFNFGREEEVILPPPPPPPPPPPPPPPPPPPPPPPPEAVCESGPYIVFFDWDQSDITPEAASVLNSAITAYGDCGTASIMLAGHTDTSGTMAYNEGLAMRRNESVYDYLTARGIPGGRISSEAFGETDLRVPTADGVRELQNRRVEVTYGPNAGM, from the coding sequence ATGAAGAAGTTTACAGTCGGTTTGATGACGGCCACGGCCTTCGTCGCAACGCCGGCGATGGCCGGCGACGGCGAGTTTTATATTGGACTTGGTGGCGGTGTCAGCAGCGCCGAAGATATCGAGTTCGATCTCGTTGACGACATCCCAAGCAATAATGATGAAATTCTCGTTTTCGAAATGGATTACGGTTGGGAAGGCGAGGCCGTCATCGGCTACGACGCCGGCCCGCTGCGTTTCGAGATCGAAGGCGCCTATCGCGAATTCGACATCGACCGCGTACTAGACGAAAACCTGGTCGGTCTGCCCTTCATCTTCGATGCCCCCGTCGGTTTCGACCAGGAAGTGTTTGAGCCGATTGCCGGTGATTTCAACACTTGGAGCGGCATGTTCAACGTGTTGCTCGACTTCGGCGATGATGATGGCATCTCCGTTTCCGCCGGTGGTGGTATCGGCATCTCGAATACCAGCTTCAACGAAGTGACCGCCTTCACTCGCAGTGATGGCATCGTCGACGACAGCGACACTCGTTTTGCATGGCAGGCAATCGCGCAAGTCCGCGCTCCGCTGACCCGCAATATCGACGCCTCCATCAAGTACAAATACCACAACGTCACCGACCCGACCTTTGTCGATCAGGCCGGTCGTCCGTTCGGTGCGAATGTGAACAGCCACTCTCTGCTTGGCACGTTCATCTTCAACTTCGGTCGCGAGGAAGAAGTTATTCTGCCTCCTCCTCCGCCGCCGCCCCCGCCGCCGCCTCCTCCACCCCCGCCGCCTCCGCCGCCGCCTCCGCCGCCGGAAGCAGTGTGTGAAAGCGGTCCGTATATCGTGTTCTTCGACTGGGATCAGTCGGACATCACGCCGGAAGCTGCTTCGGTACTGAACAGCGCAATCACCGCTTATGGCGATTGCGGCACGGCCTCCATCATGCTGGCCGGTCACACCGATACCTCGGGCACCATGGCCTACAATGAAGGCCTCGCCATGCGCCGTAACGAATCGGTGTATGACTACCTGACCGCTCGCGGTATCCCGGGTGGCCGCATTTCCAGCGAAGCCTTCGGCGAAACGGACCTGCGTGTCCCGACTGCCGACGGTGTCCGCGAACTGCAGAACCGCCGCGTGGAAGTCACCTACGGCCCCAACGCGGGCATGTAA
- a CDS encoding electron transfer flavoprotein-ubiquinone oxidoreductase, with the protein MSERESMPTDVVIVGGGVAGLAAAIRLKQVNEELEVVLLEKGSEIGAHILSGAVVDPKALDELLPDWRTMDCPMAETPVTDNWHWAMSKGGKTNMPHAVMPPLMSNNGCYTGSLGNLCRWMAEQAEALGVMVFPGFPASEVMFGEDGAVTGVITQDMGVAADGSHKGDYQPGMEIHAKYTLFAEGVRGNLTKKMKQRFDLEADCQPQVYGLGVKELWDIDPEKHVPGRVIHTQGWPLSESDTWGGGFLYHQSNNQVALGFVTALDYKNPYVSPFQEFQRWKQHPAIREYLEGGTRVAYGARAINEGGWQSVPKLAFPGGALIGCAAGFVNVPRIKGSHTAMKSGMLCAESVAAAIADGKEHTELADYDANLRDSWIATELKKVKNAQPLVAKFGGDVGTVLAGADMWARTLKLAIVPEMGHHRDHEALQRADLYKPIDYPKPDGVISFDRLTSVSYSFTNHAEDQPNHLKVQDLELQRESELEVFGGPSTRYCPAGVYEWLIEEGQEPKFQINSQNCVHCKTCDIKDPNQNIEWTTPEGGGGPNYPNM; encoded by the coding sequence ATGAGTGAACGCGAATCCATGCCAACCGACGTCGTGATCGTGGGCGGGGGCGTAGCCGGCCTCGCCGCGGCGATCCGGCTAAAGCAGGTCAATGAGGAGCTCGAAGTCGTGCTGCTGGAAAAGGGCAGCGAGATCGGCGCGCACATCCTTTCAGGCGCGGTCGTCGATCCCAAGGCGCTGGACGAATTGCTGCCCGACTGGCGCACCATGGATTGCCCGATGGCCGAAACGCCAGTCACCGATAACTGGCACTGGGCGATGAGCAAGGGCGGCAAGACCAATATGCCGCATGCCGTCATGCCGCCTCTGATGAGCAATAATGGTTGTTACACCGGCTCGCTGGGCAATCTGTGCCGCTGGATGGCAGAGCAGGCCGAGGCTCTGGGCGTGATGGTGTTCCCCGGATTTCCTGCATCAGAAGTGATGTTCGGCGAGGATGGCGCGGTCACCGGCGTCATCACGCAGGATATGGGTGTCGCTGCCGATGGCTCGCACAAGGGCGACTACCAGCCGGGCATGGAAATCCACGCGAAATACACGCTCTTTGCAGAGGGCGTGCGCGGCAATTTGACCAAGAAGATGAAGCAGCGCTTCGACCTCGAAGCCGATTGCCAGCCGCAGGTTTACGGTCTTGGCGTGAAAGAGCTTTGGGATATCGATCCCGAGAAGCACGTGCCGGGCCGCGTGATCCATACGCAGGGCTGGCCGCTTTCCGAAAGCGACACGTGGGGCGGCGGCTTCCTGTATCATCAGTCGAACAACCAGGTCGCGCTCGGCTTCGTGACGGCGCTGGACTACAAGAACCCTTACGTCTCGCCTTTCCAGGAATTCCAGCGCTGGAAGCAGCACCCGGCCATCCGCGAATATCTGGAGGGAGGCACCCGCGTGGCCTACGGCGCGCGGGCCATCAATGAAGGTGGTTGGCAGAGCGTGCCAAAGCTCGCTTTCCCCGGCGGAGCTTTGATTGGCTGTGCGGCAGGTTTCGTCAACGTGCCCCGCATCAAGGGCAGCCACACCGCGATGAAGAGCGGGATGCTCTGCGCCGAGAGCGTCGCGGCTGCGATTGCCGATGGCAAGGAGCATACCGAGCTTGCTGATTACGACGCGAATTTGCGCGACAGCTGGATCGCCACCGAGCTGAAGAAAGTGAAGAACGCCCAGCCGCTGGTCGCCAAGTTCGGCGGCGATGTTGGCACCGTGCTCGCCGGGGCCGATATGTGGGCACGCACGCTGAAACTCGCCATCGTGCCGGAAATGGGCCACCACCGCGATCATGAGGCGCTGCAGCGGGCCGACCTTTACAAGCCGATCGACTATCCCAAGCCGGATGGCGTCATCAGCTTCGACCGGCTGACGAGCGTCTCCTACTCCTTCACCAACCATGCCGAAGACCAGCCCAATCACCTGAAGGTGCAGGACCTGGAATTGCAGCGTGAAAGCGAACTGGAAGTTTTCGGCGGGCCTTCGACCCGGTATTGTCCGGCAGGCGTTTACGAGTGGCTGATCGAGGAAGGGCAGGAGCCGAAATTCCAGATCAACTCGCAAAACTGCGTCCACTGCAAGACTTGCGATATCAAGGACCCGAACCAGAACATTGAATGGACCACGCCCGAAGGCGGCGGCGGGCCAAACTATCCGAATATGTGA
- a CDS encoding transglycosylase SLT domain-containing protein, producing the protein MKKLAALAIALAPLPAVPAAAQDESRAYFTARISERVTPQQLSQSDRAYYSELFTAIERGEWRRVEELFAQRRSGPLHNVARAEYYTAPNSPRVEAGQIADWLQSGTNLPQAEQLVRLGETRGLEGEYRLPYARNFQSQRAMPRRTRPRTVRDGTMPDAIRSDIIEHISNDDPTGARILLDGIDAQLSSEARAEWRQRVAWSYFIENRDAEALAMAQTVAAGSGAWVAEGDFSIGLASFRLGDCRTASGGFQRAAQGAINPSLRSAALFWGSRAALRCRQPELSQQLLSDAALMDDTMYGMLAVEQLGRDLPDRMESADFTAEDWQRVGGYENVRTAVALDEIGRDILASQVLLHQARIGDPGDYEALSRLARELGFPRTQIYMALNAPNGGRADPASHFPAPKIAPEGGWEIDPGLAFAHILQESVFIADAVSPANAQGLMQITPPTLRQHAGCVGRPAGAINVFDPEMNLALGQCNLQMVANHPATQGRLPQVMAAYNAGLTPITRWVREVNDQNDPLLYMEAIPYWETRGYVSIVMRNYWMYERQANAASPSRVALAQNAWPMFPDAGAGSGRIYMSGER; encoded by the coding sequence ATGAAAAAGCTCGCCGCGCTCGCCATCGCGCTCGCACCTCTTCCCGCCGTGCCTGCCGCTGCGCAGGATGAATCGCGCGCCTACTTCACCGCCCGAATTTCCGAGCGCGTGACGCCGCAGCAATTGTCGCAGAGCGACCGCGCTTACTACAGCGAGCTGTTCACCGCGATAGAACGCGGAGAATGGAGACGGGTCGAAGAGCTTTTTGCCCAGCGCCGCAGCGGGCCGCTGCACAATGTCGCGCGGGCAGAGTATTACACCGCCCCCAATTCGCCGCGTGTCGAGGCAGGACAGATCGCCGACTGGCTGCAATCGGGCACCAACCTGCCGCAGGCCGAACAGCTGGTCCGCCTCGGCGAAACGCGCGGCCTTGAGGGTGAATACCGGCTTCCTTATGCGCGCAATTTCCAGTCCCAGCGCGCTATGCCGCGCCGTACGCGGCCCCGCACCGTCCGCGATGGTACGATGCCCGATGCGATCCGCTCGGACATTATCGAACATATCTCCAATGACGATCCGACCGGCGCGCGCATCCTGCTCGACGGGATCGACGCGCAACTGAGCAGCGAAGCGCGCGCGGAATGGCGCCAGCGCGTGGCGTGGAGCTATTTCATCGAGAACCGTGATGCCGAGGCGCTGGCCATGGCGCAGACGGTTGCAGCCGGCAGCGGCGCATGGGTGGCAGAGGGCGACTTCTCCATTGGTCTCGCGTCCTTCCGCCTCGGCGATTGCCGCACCGCGAGCGGCGGATTCCAGCGCGCGGCGCAAGGTGCGATCAATCCCTCGCTCCGGTCAGCGGCGTTGTTCTGGGGATCGCGAGCAGCCCTGCGCTGCCGACAGCCCGAGCTCAGCCAACAGCTTTTAAGCGACGCCGCGCTAATGGACGATACGATGTATGGCATGCTTGCTGTAGAGCAATTGGGTCGCGACCTGCCGGACCGGATGGAAAGTGCCGATTTCACCGCCGAGGATTGGCAGCGGGTCGGCGGCTATGAAAATGTTCGCACGGCTGTCGCGCTGGACGAGATCGGCCGCGATATCCTGGCCAGCCAGGTGCTGTTGCACCAAGCTCGCATCGGCGATCCGGGCGATTACGAAGCGCTGTCGCGGCTGGCGCGCGAACTCGGCTTCCCGCGCACGCAGATCTATATGGCGCTCAATGCCCCGAATGGCGGGCGTGCCGATCCCGCCTCGCACTTTCCCGCGCCAAAGATCGCGCCGGAGGGCGGTTGGGAAATCGATCCCGGACTCGCCTTCGCGCATATCCTGCAGGAAAGCGTTTTCATCGCCGATGCCGTGAGCCCCGCCAATGCGCAGGGTCTAATGCAAATTACTCCGCCCACGCTGCGGCAGCACGCCGGATGCGTCGGGCGTCCGGCAGGCGCGATCAATGTGTTTGATCCCGAGATGAACCTCGCTCTCGGACAGTGCAATCTCCAGATGGTGGCCAACCACCCTGCAACGCAGGGGCGCCTGCCGCAGGTCATGGCAGCCTATAATGCCGGCCTCACCCCGATCACCCGCTGGGTGCGCGAGGTGAACGACCAGAACGATCCGCTGCTCTACATGGAAGCGATCCCCTATTGGGAAACGCGCGGTTATGTCTCCATCGTGATGCGCAATTACTGGATGTATGAGCGACAGGCGAATGCCGCGTCGCCAAGCCGCGTGGCGCTGGCGCAGAATGCGTGGCCTATGTTCCCGGATGCCGGCGCGGGCAGCGGGCGTATCTACATGTCCGGAGAGCGATAG
- a CDS encoding PA0069 family radical SAM protein: protein MPLGASPQRGRGAQSATVPDRFGLPTREMDGDWRDAMEALDGPPVKLRTTVTEEHPKTILSFNQSPDIFFDRSVNAYRGCEHGCVYCFARPTHAYHDLSPGLDFETKLYAKPNAAQLLKETLARRKYRPRPIAMGTNTDPYQPIEGDYRITRQLLEVCLDARHPVTITTKSDRVLQDLDLLAEMARRNLVAVAISVTSLNPVLSGKLEPRAAAPAKRMAALAKLAEAGVPTHCSIAPVIPAITDEFMESIVAEAAGAGVKSCGWIPLRLPHEVSPLFREWLDVHFPDRARKVMGIVKSIRGGRDNDPSFFSRLRPTGVWVELFRARFLVACRRNAIRKTHFELDCDAFRQPETGDQLRLL from the coding sequence ATGCCTCTTGGAGCCAGTCCCCAGCGCGGTCGCGGCGCGCAATCGGCGACCGTGCCGGACCGGTTCGGCCTTCCCACGCGAGAGATGGATGGCGATTGGCGCGATGCCATGGAGGCGCTGGACGGTCCGCCGGTCAAGCTGCGCACCACCGTCACCGAGGAGCACCCTAAGACGATCCTGTCTTTCAACCAGTCGCCCGACATCTTCTTCGACAGATCAGTCAATGCCTATCGCGGATGCGAGCATGGCTGCGTCTACTGTTTCGCGCGGCCTACCCATGCCTATCATGACCTTTCACCGGGCCTCGATTTCGAGACGAAGCTCTACGCCAAACCCAATGCGGCGCAGCTGCTGAAGGAGACTCTGGCGCGGCGAAAATATCGTCCTCGGCCCATAGCCATGGGCACCAATACCGATCCCTACCAGCCCATCGAAGGCGATTACCGGATCACCCGGCAATTGCTGGAAGTCTGCCTCGACGCGCGCCATCCGGTCACGATTACGACCAAGTCCGACCGGGTCCTGCAGGATCTGGATCTGCTGGCGGAGATGGCGCGGCGAAACCTGGTGGCGGTGGCGATCTCGGTCACCAGTCTCAACCCTGTCCTGTCCGGAAAACTGGAACCGCGTGCGGCAGCGCCTGCAAAGCGGATGGCGGCGCTGGCGAAGCTTGCCGAGGCGGGCGTACCGACGCACTGCTCTATCGCCCCGGTGATCCCGGCCATCACGGACGAGTTCATGGAAAGTATTGTCGCAGAAGCGGCCGGGGCAGGCGTGAAAAGCTGTGGATGGATTCCGCTGCGACTGCCCCATGAGGTCTCGCCACTGTTTCGCGAATGGCTCGATGTCCACTTTCCCGACCGTGCGCGAAAGGTGATGGGAATCGTGAAGTCCATTCGCGGCGGCAGAGATAATGATCCTAGTTTTTTCAGTAGATTGCGCCCCACCGGCGTGTGGGTGGAACTTTTTCGCGCGCGGTTCCTTGTTGCCTGCAGGCGCAACGCTATCCGTAAAACGCATTTCGAACTCGATTGTGACGCATTTCGGCAACCCGAAACGGGCGATCAGCTAAGATTGTTATGA
- a CDS encoding DUF4019 domain-containing protein, with product MTHAVDSLTEKEKEALRLLLAGHDAKSSASELGLSVHTINDRLRNARRKLDVTSSREAARILGDTEERAPQNPAHKPFGVAEGSGDADVGGTTAHEGSVPAGPARWKTGATVMILSLIIAAGALAISSGTFTEAAPPANDSAANAPASPVPTVTATETIAVTPMQTAAQSNFQPSPAVASAESESAAVAWLGLIENEEAEVSRQAAAPVMRDRHSDGLWAIGMALRNNNYGVVLERDLLAVNRRAAPAGSAASEIEVLIFETDFSNSPGAQEVLVMHRIDGRWMVADYDLSEAGDCD from the coding sequence ATGACGCATGCGGTCGACAGCCTGACCGAAAAGGAGAAGGAGGCGCTACGCCTGCTGCTGGCGGGCCACGATGCCAAATCCAGCGCGTCGGAATTGGGCTTGTCCGTTCATACGATCAACGACAGGCTGCGCAATGCACGCCGCAAACTGGATGTGACAAGCAGCCGAGAGGCCGCAAGAATATTGGGGGATACGGAGGAGAGGGCACCCCAAAACCCTGCACACAAACCGTTTGGGGTCGCGGAAGGCAGTGGTGATGCGGACGTTGGTGGCACCACGGCGCACGAAGGTTCGGTACCCGCCGGACCGGCGCGGTGGAAAACAGGAGCCACCGTCATGATCCTTTCGCTCATAATCGCAGCCGGCGCTCTCGCCATATCCAGCGGCACATTCACCGAAGCTGCGCCGCCAGCGAACGATAGCGCCGCCAATGCGCCGGCATCGCCGGTACCGACAGTCACGGCGACAGAGACGATAGCTGTCACACCGATGCAGACAGCCGCGCAAAGCAATTTTCAGCCATCGCCGGCTGTCGCAAGCGCCGAATCGGAAAGTGCCGCAGTGGCATGGCTCGGACTGATCGAGAATGAGGAGGCAGAGGTAAGCCGGCAGGCCGCCGCACCGGTCATGCGCGATCGTCATTCAGATGGCCTGTGGGCAATCGGCATGGCGCTGCGCAACAACAATTACGGTGTCGTGCTTGAGCGGGATCTTCTCGCGGTCAATCGCCGGGCGGCCCCTGCCGGCAGCGCAGCCAGCGAAATCGAGGTGCTCATTTTCGAAACCGATTTTTCGAACAGTCCGGGCGCGCAGGAAGTGCTCGTCATGCACCGGATCGACGGGCGCTGGATGGTCGCTGATTACGATCTCAGCGAAGCAGGCGATTGCGACTGA
- a CDS encoding uracil-DNA glycosylase family protein codes for MNNHTDKSLAEQFSAAQDWWRDAGVDYDFSDDVQVMLADEEPEAEPERRAPPPAAKAEPEKRPAIESIELPGDLAAFCDWWAGPANPFARAGGTSVAARGEAGAPVMVIAAMPESGDSDVLLSGPHGKLLGNILRALDIDPEQAYFASALPTHTPLPDWEELAFDGLGQALSHHVTLAKPQRILCFGSKIPTLFGHDPASSADKFSNIAGIPTLATFAPDRLLDHARQRARLWQRLLEWTKPA; via the coding sequence ATGAATAATCACACAGACAAATCGCTCGCAGAGCAGTTTTCCGCCGCACAAGACTGGTGGCGCGATGCCGGCGTGGATTACGATTTTTCCGACGATGTGCAGGTCATGCTGGCGGATGAGGAGCCGGAGGCCGAGCCGGAGCGTCGGGCACCGCCGCCTGCTGCCAAAGCAGAGCCGGAAAAGCGTCCCGCCATCGAATCCATCGAACTGCCGGGCGATCTGGCCGCTTTTTGCGATTGGTGGGCAGGCCCGGCCAATCCTTTTGCACGGGCGGGTGGCACTTCGGTCGCTGCGCGCGGCGAGGCGGGCGCGCCTGTCATGGTGATCGCCGCCATGCCCGAGAGCGGCGATAGCGACGTGCTGCTCTCAGGCCCCCATGGCAAATTGCTGGGCAATATCCTGCGAGCACTGGATATCGATCCGGAGCAGGCCTATTTCGCAAGCGCCCTTCCCACGCATACACCGCTACCCGATTGGGAGGAACTGGCGTTCGACGGTCTCGGCCAGGCGCTGTCCCACCATGTCACCCTCGCCAAGCCGCAGCGCATCCTCTGCTTCGGCAGCAAGATCCCGACCCTGTTTGGCCACGATCCCGCTTCATCGGCAGACAAGTTCTCCAACATTGCCGGTATTCCGACTCTCGCCACTTTTGCCCCCGACCGCCTGCTAGATCATGCGCGCCAGCGTGCGCGCCTGTGGCAGCGGCTGCTGGAATGGACCAAGCCTGCATGA
- the moaB gene encoding molybdenum cofactor biosynthesis protein B — translation MAIDERLDFRPINIAVLTVSDTRTSADDNSGDILAERIKSAGHSVAQRAIVRDDADKLVEQLYQWISDDGIDAIISTGGTGLTGRDVTPEALDRIMDKDIPGFGELFRWVSYGTIGTSTIQSRACAVLAGGTYIFALPGSNGAVKDGWDKILAEQLDSRNRPCNFVDLMPRLRES, via the coding sequence GTGGCGATCGACGAACGCCTCGATTTCCGGCCGATCAATATCGCAGTGCTCACTGTCTCAGACACGCGCACGAGCGCCGACGATAACTCGGGCGACATCCTTGCCGAACGGATCAAGTCGGCGGGTCATTCCGTCGCCCAGCGCGCTATCGTGAGAGACGATGCCGATAAGCTGGTCGAGCAGCTTTACCAATGGATCTCCGATGATGGCATCGATGCGATCATCAGCACCGGAGGAACCGGGCTGACAGGTCGCGACGTCACGCCCGAGGCACTGGACCGCATCATGGACAAGGACATCCCCGGTTTCGGAGAGTTGTTTCGCTGGGTAAGTTACGGAACTATCGGGACATCGACCATCCAGTCACGCGCATGTGCGGTCCTGGCCGGAGGAACCTACATCTTCGCGCTGCCCGGTTCGAACGGAGCGGTGAAGGATGGGTGGGACAAGATTCTCGCCGAACAGCTGGATAGCCGAAATCGCCCCTGCAACTTCGTCGACCTTATGCCGCGCCTGCGCGAAAGCTGA